tgcagaaatAATCTACTAGGAGCtctaagatcgggaaggtatagcATTCATGGATACGGTAATTATTTTCCGAGTTATGGATATTTTCCTGAAAAAAATCCCCCCGTATAACCTTTCCGACCAAGTTAAGAACAGGATGTCCAATGGTTCCTTTTGAGACACTTCCTAGCACATATTTCAGTTATTTTTTATCGGATTTGGAAAAGGATTACCATTTACTAATCAGGAAACCCATTGCTCCCAATCAGTATCAAAACTTTGCCAAAAtcgagaaataaaatttttggtcgttttttggccaaaatcatgatgttacccctatgaaaatttgcaaaaatcgGGTCAGATTTTAgttggccaggttttgatgcagaattaatCTACTAGGAGCtctaagatcgggaaggtatagcATTCATGGATACGGTAATTATTTTCCGAGTTATGGATATTTTCCTGAAAAAAATCCCCCCGTATAACCTTTCCGACCAAGTTAAGAACAGGATGTCCAAAATGGTTCCTTTTGAGACACTTCTTAGCACATATTTCAGTTATTTTTTATCGGATTTGGAAAAGGATTACCATTTACTAATCAGGAAACTCACTGCCTTCAATCAGCATcaaaacttggccaaaatcgagaaataaaattttcggtcgttttttgaccaaaatcatgatgttacccctatgaaaatttgcaaaaatcgGGTCAGATTTTAgtttgccaggttttgatgcagaattattcTACGAGGAgatctaagatcgggaaggtataacattcATCGATAGGATAATTATTTTCCGAGTTATGGATATTTTCGTGAAAAAAACCGTCGGAAAACCTTGTTGAACAATTACATATGTTCAATATGAACATAAACATTTCTTTgcttgataaaaataaaaataatgcatCAATTTATAGCCAACTTTGCGGCTGTTGAATAAGATTGATCATTTAAAGTTGATTTTAAAAAGTCACTGCCTTAGTTCAGGcattaaacaaatttaaaagaaaatgggTCTAATTTGGAGAAAAGCTTCAAAGAAGTTATTAATATTGTGTTATTTGAATTAGTTAGAGCAACAAATAtagaatttataatttattgaaaacaaaaatcttaTTCAATTCTAAATTTCTAGAGACTGAATCAAGTTTGTAAAATATAGATCCGAAATCTTAAACATATTAAGTTCCTGAATTATAAGGACATAATTTGAAGACTTATCATCTTAGTTCCTTTTTccacaaattttataatgcaTATCCAGCTGTTGATTTAATTTATCTGGCAGTTCATCAAAGTTTAAGATTTgtgaatttgtttatttattattatgcgTTAGAAGTAGCATTCGAAGAACTCGACCATCTCTGGAGCCAATCGGCAGCATTTTTTTCCAAAGGGCTCAGTTCCACTTCCATTTTTTTATTCCTCAACTGTTTTTGaccaatattatttttaacggATTCACCAATGGGTTGTGTAGCGTTCTGAGGACCAAGCTCAAATACTAATTGAAAATCCATGTGTTTACCAAGACGATAGCCAAAACCAAATCTGGAATCTATTCCTGTGAATCAATTCTtgtgtaaataaaatgttataaataataaatcgaATTATTATACCATGATTAATAGTTggtatatttgaaaatataagACTGATCAATGAAGGCAAGTCCCGTGGGGCTATGAAAGTTGTATGTGCCTTTGGTACTAAAACCagacatttaataaaaaattcgaAGATTTTGAAGATGAAACTCACTGTACGGTTGACTTATTAGAAGTAAAAGGcacaatttataaaaactaaagCAGTTTTTAAGCCAAAACATCACGAAAAACTCTGAAAACTTTtgtaaaataagaaaatattatcGAAACTTTTTCCCAGCACGTCTGTTTCCCAACTTTACTGAAATGTGACTATGGAAAGTGCACTTTCCGTCTGCTTACTTTAAGTCTTTTTTTGTCAACAAAGTTGGCTCAAAGAAAATAGGCATCCCAGCTTCCTTCAACGAAAGACTTTTGTTACTTTATTAATAACCAACCATAAACTTCAACAAATTAACGCTTGGCACACACAGTTTCGTTTTggtcattaaattttattaaaggctttcgaaaataaagtacttTTAAGGTAAACacttggcaaaaaaaatacaaattagaAATTGGTatgtttcatttttatttagtttgtaTTCATACATTAAACATTTAACAATTGTTTCACAGTTCAGCGACATTATTAattgtaaataattaatttatatttagtttagtattcttaattgtttttgttggtttgttATTTAAACTACACACTACACTAACAACGAtgtgtaaaaataaatgtattttttttttatataatattcttCGATTCTGtttctgtgtttttgtttggtttggttgCGATGATTTTAGAATTAATTCTTATATCAGGCGTATAAGATATTCCATTTTCTACAGCTTGGTGccaatttttgtatgtttttggGTCCGAAACACAATGTGTGTGGCGTCTGGAACAGTTGCTGTTCGTTTTGGTAACACGAGGTAAAGTGCGCCTTGGTGGGATATCGACCCGGTCGATTCCTAGACGGGGGCTTTTCATCAATGCCACGCGAACAGAGAGTGCGAAACCAGGAGATAACCGGTGGTGACTATAATGCTGCCAATCATTATTGGAAAGCCAACtctgtaattaaataaatattattattttaagttcGTTTAAGGGAATGTTTGAGACGCACTTGAAGAACTGCAGGAAAGTAAACTTGTAGCCATGTTGTTCAGCCACTCCGGCACAAACCACATTCGCAGAAGCTCCAATTAGTGTTCCATTGCCTGGTAAAGAATTGAATATTTAGAAGatcgaaatatttaaaataaaaatatttaagtaacTAACCTCCCAAACAGGCTCCCAGGGCGAGGGCCCAAACCAAGGGCTGCAAAGGCAGATTCAAGGTACTGTTCTGCGCCAAGGAAATGGTGATCTTTACCATCATTGTGGTCAATGGGATGTTGTCTACAAAAGCGGAAGCCACAGCAGAAACCTTTAATAGAACAAGAACCCAATAATAGAATCGTGTGTCATAGAATAGTTCGTAGAACAGACTCACCCAAAGTATTATTAAAATGGCCACCATAAGACGCTGATCCTCGCCTACGCCCAGGATAATGCCCTCGGTCATGTTGCCAATCCATTCAATCAAGCCCAACTCTGTCAGAGCCTCCATCAGGATAAACAGAGCCGCGAAGAAGAGAAGAGTGGACCACTCAACCCTGGCCAGAATGGCCTCCATGTCCTCAATATCTGCCAGAATGATGAGGAATATGGCTCCCAGCAGAGCAGTCCAGCCCAAGGATAGCCTTTGTAGCTCTGGAACCGAGTGCAAGAAGAACAGACTGATCACAAAGATCAAGGCGGCTGAGCATTTGATCAGAAGCGGCTTGTTGCGAATGGGATACTGAAAAACAACTCAtagttattataaaaaaataataaataatattatagggAGTAGGTTACCTTTGCTTGAAGATTGGCCAGAGTTTGCTGATAATTGGGGGCAGGTTCAATAACCGCTGTCATACGTTTCTTGAGGCTCCTCTTCAAACGGTTCACCTTCTTCATTAGCGTCTGACGCACCAGCTCCTCATCCTTGGAGTAAGCCGATAAGCTGGCCGCTGCTCGCTTCCATACATGGATCTCGTGGCGCAGCTCCTCCACCTCGGGCGAGTCCTTGAACTGCAGGTCACTGATGTTGCGGAACTTGAAGCGCAGCTGGATGTATGTCTGCACCATCACCAGTAGTACTCCGGGCAACATGTGCAGAGTGAAGACAGCAAAGTTGACGCCCTAAAGAAATTActtctatttaaaatatttccattaaaaaaatgttaaagaaAAACATACATTCTTGGATATGTAGCTATTCGAGGCAATGATGACATTTGGAGGATCTCCCACTGGTGTCAGGGCACCGCCAATGTTCGAGTAGATGACCATACACATGAGTATGGGAACTGGATTGAGGCACATGACCTCGCAGAGTCGTATCGTCACCGGCGTCATTAGCAGAACGGTGGTAACATTGTCCAGGAAGGAGGACAGGACCGCAGTGAAGAGGCATAGGCAGTTGATCAGCGGCCAGACATGCCCGTTGGTTATCTTGTAGGCATAGACAGCCAAATAATCAAACACACCCGTCTCGGAGAGAATGGCCACCAGGATCATCATGCCAAAGAGAAGAAGGAGCGTTTCCACGTCAATCCAGCCCATAATGGTGGCCATCGAGGGGCGTGAATTGAGGGCCGCCAGAATGCCCACCGACAGCGTTGAGGCGATGATGGCGGCAAAGGTTCGATTGACAATCTCCCAGATGATCATCACATATAGTCCGCAGAGCACAGCCGCCGCATAGATTACTCCATCCCGCTTGTAGATCGGGGACTCGTCCACATTCAGCTGGAGCGGCAGCTCTCCATCAATAAAGCTGGTGAACTCGAAGCTCAGTTCCGTGTGATTGGACTGCGCCAGCCACAGCGGATCGATGGGAGTCAGCTCGAAGGTTCGCTGCTTCTTCGTGTCCTTGGTGGAGTCGATCAGGTGGGGATACACCACGTCCAGTTGCCACATTTGGCTGGCGTTCTGGATGTAGATCTCCAGGCCCTCAGCGTCAAAGTAGGTGCGCGTCACCAGCACTTGGAGCACGGGCAAGGGAACACTGTCGTTAATGGCCAGCTCATTCTCCTGCAGCCGAAAAGGACCACGGAGTCCCAGACCGATCCTCTGAAGATCGGATGTGGCAATGGGAAACGCTAAAAGAGAGATTTTCCATTAGATTGGATAACAATATACAAGGTTTGTATATCTTACCTCTTGGAGAGCTATTTCTAGGAACACTGATGAGGCTGAGCTGGTCCACGTGCTCGTTGTTGGACATTAGAAAGGCGGTGAAGACGCACCAGACCACCAGCAGAACGGCTATTTTGAACCAAATGAGATACTTTCGGATCTGAAAAGGATAAAGACGGAAAGTTCCTTCCTTCCTAAAAAGTCTCCCAATTCTAAAAAACTCACCAAACTCTTTCCGTGCGTTTCGGCTTCGTCATGCTGATCCTCATTGTTGTTCTCCAGGTCCCTGCAAGGGGAATCACAGAAAACTGGTTGCACTAATTACGTAACTGACAATCGAGAGTCACAGAACTACGAACCTGCCGTCTAGCACCCGCACTTGACCCGCCTCGTTTGTCACATTGATGCCGATTTGGGTGAAGGCGTGGGTGGCCATTGCTGTCTCCTCGTGGTGTCCATTCTCGATCCGACCATCTCCATCCTCCGCCGGCAAGGGGTCAACATCTGTggtgttaaaaataaatgaatgtaagtcattaaaaaaaagagtgcCTTGTGTGGACTCAACCGTGGCCAGGAACTGGTAAATATTTGTGCAAAAATAAACCCATTCGCTGTTCGCGGAAGGACACTTTACGGAGGACTGTGGCCAGAAATTAACTTGGCCCAGCCATCTGCCACGTGGCGGCATTATTTTATTGGCCAAAGCACAAGGTAATCGACTCGAGGCTATAAATACACCTCAATGACCATGGGCGAGCTTGGGGACCCAGTGGCTGGCTGACGGATGGTCAGAGACAAGGATGCGGAATTTAAATGCTTCAAAGGACGGAGAACTTGTAGATACATATCTATCTATGAGGTTAGTTCCAAAAAGAGGAAAGTTAAGACTGTAGTTTGTGGAagctttttactttttacttGCCACATGACATCATGTGACGGAAATAGAACGAAACCCCTGCCATTATCATAATTTGCTGAGCCCCGAATAGTGCGTCCATCAAAACAATTGAAGATAAGACGTAAGCCGTAAGGCGACTCAAACTTTTGGTATGCAAATCAGGCGAAAGCCCGGACTTGGACTCGGAATCGGACTTGCGGAATTGCGGATCTGTGGACCTACGGCAGTCCAATGTCAATGGCAACGCCGACGCAAATggcaataaaaaattcaacaataATTACGGCAATAAAAAAGGTAGCAACACAGTCTGgcataaaaaaggaaattatgCGATCCTAAGGGAGGGGCGGGCAGGATATCCAAAGCACTTACCGCCATGTAAACGTTCATGCTCCTGGCGAAAGGACGCTAGACTGGGATCCTGACGAATGCGTTCCGGCAGAGTTCGCCAGACTTGTAAGGCACCTTCTGTTACTTCGCTGCATGTGTGGAACGAGACCAGGACGCAGGACGAATTTTCGGAACAGGAGCAGTTTCGGTGGAGTCCATggtttgtggatttttgttaCACATCGGGGACCAATGAAATGCGCcaccgagaaaaaaaaagaaataagcacaaaataaagatttaataaGATTACCAGACTTGTGTTTGGAATTTGTTTGTTCAGGTGCTTGGGCGTGGCACGCCCCATCCGCCCATCCTACAGAAAAacattcaataaattttttagcACATCTGTATTGATTTTTCTCCTCCTATTTGGGTTTCGTTTAGCTTTTCTCGTGCGTGCAACAATTTGTATTCATTTGATTCGACTTTTATAAAGtctttaaattgaaattgtttaCCCAGAAAGGGGTTTTTTCGAGGGTCCCGGCTTAAGCTATATGAAGTGGAAATACAATTGTGGTTAAGAGAGTGGATGGAAATCGTCTTAGCACGGAATCTGATTGACAACAAGTCTCGAAGGACTCTCGATGGAGATGCAATAAAATAAGATTAAAGTAAGTATACTTGACGGATCTGTTTACTAAAAAAAGGGCTAACTAGAGTGCGATGAGAAAAGCATAAAAAGTAAATCTTATAATCCCTCTAAGTTTAAGAATAGAAGAGATTTATTTAATATGACTAATTTGCCAAAATAATGTATTTTATCAGCCAGTTAAGATATCAAACTTTAGATTAAGTATCATAATTCATTTATCATTTGAAATAAGAAGCACTAGTGACTGAAACCCCATGGGTCAGTCAGTGACAACGTTTTATGCGTCACGTAGTCCACGATAAAACCCAAAATGATTTCAATTCTCATTCAAATTTCCACCGAGACTGGTCAAAATCATGCTATCTTCAGTACAGATTTATCAAAGATTCTAGAGCACTACTAGAGCTCAATTAAAGCAATGCCAGAGAGACTAACTATGTGGAAGTACAATCTCGGTTCGGACTAGGTTTAAGGTCGTTATCAGCGAGAAAGCCATCAGACCAGAGACAGAGACCCAGACCGTCCCGGGAAAGATGTCTATTTATactggcaataaaatattgttttcagTTTCATTGCTAAAGCATTGTTTTCCATTTCAAATGCGAGTTTAATGACTCTTTGCCATAATTACGGGGACCCAACCAGCTGGGTCCCCTTCTTCGAGGAGGTGGGAGATGGGAGAACCCctagtacatacatatatgaagaAGATACCTCGATGAAGGCACTTTGAGTGCATTGAGAATCGCATCACGTGTGCGGTCCGGGCCGAATAAATGCAATTTGTGCACTTGACTCAAGTGGGCACACAAATCTTAATTCAGTCGGCTCGACTAAATTTACTTAGGCCAGCGTTAGAGCGACGAGAGATGATGAGAAGTGCTCGAAGCAAgtcataaattatatttacttaaatttcaattagctGGCTTGATGGACGCGATGTAGACAtgccagaaacaaaaaaaaactgaaccAAAGACAAGACCGCCAAAAGAAATGCTGACACTGATTTTGTTGAACCAACTCACACCTTCGCGCATACTTTATTATATAGCTGCTATgtgttgtatatatatgtcaGCTTGAACTTGCCTCAATTGCGATACTCTCAGCTTAGACGGTTCTACTTTAGGTACTCGTGCATAAGTCATGGGATTTTTGATTGCCCCATGAAATGGAATTGGAGAATTTCTAAGAACTTCAATTGAATTTACCTTTGCTGGGCTTTTTATAGCTAATTATTATCTCTTGACATATTGATTGACATGATATTGGTGTTCTTAAAGCTTAGACTTTTATAGAAACCCAAAAGACCAAAGACcaagaatttcattaatttccaAGCGATGGAGGCTTACAAATGCTCTTCCACCCCAGACCATGATTAAATGATTTTGTTGATGGCTCTTAATACTTTCAACAGCTACTTTATGTCACGACGTTCGTTGGCCCAAGTGAAGTGAAGTGGCTCTGGTGTCAAAGATTGATTCACCCAGCTCGGGGCCTATGAAGGACACCCACAAACAAGCATGTCCTGGAGACGGGGCTATCGTTAACAGGAGCCAAACGAGTTTTCCACACGACTGGGGCCACCGACAATTTGTTGGGTTTTAAATTGGGGTTCACTTTGATAAAGAAAGTGCTTTAACTTTTAGgcaataaattgtttaaagcttaaaactaaaaataacttttaaagATAGATATTATATGGCTTTAAATGGTAGGTAGTATATCACTAAGCTTTTAACTAAAACTAGGTTACAGATCACAACTATAAATCAAGTGCATATTTTTTGaaggtaaaaaaaagtttaaaaaaagcCCTGACAAACACATACTCATCCTCGTATGAGTAATCCTCGGAACTGTTGTTGTAATTGTAGGCCATCCTGGCGCGGTAAGCTTCGTGGATGGAAATATGACACTCGCGAAAACACAAGTTTAGAATATCCGCGAAATAAAAAACGTATTATTACGTAaattgctatttttttttattattgttgttgctgtcaccaacacacacgcacacactctCCTTCGCTCTTACAGACACATATGCATGTACATGGGTACATGGAAGCAATGGCGCTTTAATATGGAAGccgaaaaaaatgtgaaatttcCTTTGTTAATCGCATATTTTGGTGGAAATGCGATGGAAAAGCGCTGAGCTGCGAACTGAAAGAGAGTAGAACCTCAATTAAAAGGCGAGATCCCGTTGCCTTGACCACTTGTTGCAACTGCGCTTTTATTGTCGCGTGCCCTATTCGGTTCGAGTGTGTTTGCGTTTTTGTGCCGCTTGCCGCCAATCGTGACTGGCTTAGTGTTCaggtttttcttttctatttgtttTGGATTTATGGCGGTGCAGTCGCAGCCGAAAGCTCGAGCGGTACTAACTGCAGTACGTAGTTTTTTACCCTATTTTGTAGGTTTTAATGCAGCCGCTgtcgctgttgctgctgctgctcagcGTCAGTGTCGCCGACAGAGCAGCGAAAGCAGCGCGTTAAAGAATAGGTACTCGAGCTCAAATATAAGTTTCCTGATATTCATATATTCGCTTTTCATCGGTTATCTCTCGCTGGCCGCGCTTTGCTCATTATTCGCATTTATGCTTTCGCCGCTGCCATTGCAATTGCACTCAAAGCCCAACTCATTCGATCAGTCTCTCTTATTCACACCATCTTCCCTTTCTTTCATCGAGCCGTGGTCGTGGCTTAACCCGAGCATCCATCCGACCAGCGCATCTCTCCCCCACACCAATTGTGGGGTTCTGCTCATCATTTTCGGCTTTGTCGAGTGCTTTCGCCCTCTCACTTAGTTAGTGTTTACTTTTCACTCTTGGTTTtagtattgttgttgttttggatGCTGGCTGGCGTTGGCTTATTTGCACTTCT
This region of Drosophila bipectinata strain 14024-0381.07 chromosome 2L, DbipHiC1v2, whole genome shotgun sequence genomic DNA includes:
- the hoe1 gene encoding P protein isoform X2, which encodes MRVKVSKRLWPHRQASTKSDKFPQPNEVTEGALQVWRTLPERIRQDPSLASFRQEHERLHGDVDPLPAEDGDGRIENGHHEETAMATHAFTQIGINVTNEAGQVRVLDGRDLENNNEDQHDEAETHGKSLIRKYLIWFKIAVLLVVWCVFTAFLMSNNEHVDQLSLISVPRNSSPRAFPIATSDLQRIGLGLRGPFRLQENELAINDSVPLPVLQVLVTRTYFDAEGLEIYIQNASQMWQLDVVYPHLIDSTKDTKKQRTFELTPIDPLWLAQSNHTELSFEFTSFIDGELPLQLNVDESPIYKRDGVIYAAAVLCGLYVMIIWEIVNRTFAAIIASTLSVGILAALNSRPSMATIMGWIDVETLLLLFGMMILVAILSETGVFDYLAVYAYKITNGHVWPLINCLCLFTAVLSSFLDNVTTVLLMTPVTIRLCEVMCLNPVPILMCMVIYSNIGGALTPVGDPPNVIIASNSYISKNGVNFAVFTLHMLPGVLLVMVQTYIQLRFKFRNISDLQFKDSPEVEELRHEIHVWKRAAASLSAYSKDEELVRQTLMKKVNRLKRSLKKRMTAVIEPAPNYQQTLANLQAKYPIRNKPLLIKCSAALIFVISLFFLHSVPELQRLSLGWTALLGAIFLIILADIEDMEAILARVEWSTLLFFAALFILMEALTELGLIEWIGNMTEGIILGVGEDQRLMVAILIILWVSAVASAFVDNIPLTTMMVKITISLAQNSTLNLPLQPLVWALALGACLGGNGTLIGASANVVCAGVAEQHGYKFTFLQFFKVGFPIMIGSIIVTTGYLLVSHSLFAWH
- the hoe1 gene encoding P protein isoform X3, translating into MAYNYNNSSEDYSYEDDEVTEGALQVWRTLPERIRQDPSLASFRQEHERLHGDVDPLPAEDGDGRIENGHHEETAMATHAFTQIGINVTNEAGQVRVLDGRDLENNNEDQHDEAETHGKSLIRKYLIWFKIAVLLVVWCVFTAFLMSNNEHVDQLSLISVPRNSSPRAFPIATSDLQRIGLGLRGPFRLQENELAINDSVPLPVLQVLVTRTYFDAEGLEIYIQNASQMWQLDVVYPHLIDSTKDTKKQRTFELTPIDPLWLAQSNHTELSFEFTSFIDGELPLQLNVDESPIYKRDGVIYAAAVLCGLYVMIIWEIVNRTFAAIIASTLSVGILAALNSRPSMATIMGWIDVETLLLLFGMMILVAILSETGVFDYLAVYAYKITNGHVWPLINCLCLFTAVLSSFLDNVTTVLLMTPVTIRLCEVMCLNPVPILMCMVIYSNIGGALTPVGDPPNVIIASNSYISKNGVNFAVFTLHMLPGVLLVMVQTYIQLRFKFRNISDLQFKDSPEVEELRHEIHVWKRAAASLSAYSKDEELVRQTLMKKVNRLKRSLKKRMTAVIEPAPNYQQTLANLQAKYPIRNKPLLIKCSAALIFVISLFFLHSVPELQRLSLGWTALLGAIFLIILADIEDMEAILARVEWSTLLFFAALFILMEALTELGLIEWIGNMTEGIILGVGEDQRLMVAILIILWVSAVASAFVDNIPLTTMMVKITISLAQNSTLNLPLQPLVWALALGACLGGNGTLIGASANVVCAGVAEQHGYKFTFLQFFKVGFPIMIGSIIVTTGYLLVSHSLFAWH
- the hoe1 gene encoding P protein isoform X1 yields the protein MSSPYGYTKPTFTITDHTRDPYHLDCDQDQDEEEEERQSKLQEIISWLHLNAKHRSKCEVTEGALQVWRTLPERIRQDPSLASFRQEHERLHGDVDPLPAEDGDGRIENGHHEETAMATHAFTQIGINVTNEAGQVRVLDGRDLENNNEDQHDEAETHGKSLIRKYLIWFKIAVLLVVWCVFTAFLMSNNEHVDQLSLISVPRNSSPRAFPIATSDLQRIGLGLRGPFRLQENELAINDSVPLPVLQVLVTRTYFDAEGLEIYIQNASQMWQLDVVYPHLIDSTKDTKKQRTFELTPIDPLWLAQSNHTELSFEFTSFIDGELPLQLNVDESPIYKRDGVIYAAAVLCGLYVMIIWEIVNRTFAAIIASTLSVGILAALNSRPSMATIMGWIDVETLLLLFGMMILVAILSETGVFDYLAVYAYKITNGHVWPLINCLCLFTAVLSSFLDNVTTVLLMTPVTIRLCEVMCLNPVPILMCMVIYSNIGGALTPVGDPPNVIIASNSYISKNGVNFAVFTLHMLPGVLLVMVQTYIQLRFKFRNISDLQFKDSPEVEELRHEIHVWKRAAASLSAYSKDEELVRQTLMKKVNRLKRSLKKRMTAVIEPAPNYQQTLANLQAKYPIRNKPLLIKCSAALIFVISLFFLHSVPELQRLSLGWTALLGAIFLIILADIEDMEAILARVEWSTLLFFAALFILMEALTELGLIEWIGNMTEGIILGVGEDQRLMVAILIILWVSAVASAFVDNIPLTTMMVKITISLAQNSTLNLPLQPLVWALALGACLGGNGTLIGASANVVCAGVAEQHGYKFTFLQFFKVGFPIMIGSIIVTTGYLLVSHSLFAWH